In Simkaniaceae bacterium, a single window of DNA contains:
- the rplJ gene encoding 50S ribosomal protein L10 codes for MRQEKQLLLDSITGAIENASAFILASYQGFDANKTANFRGDLVKNGAEWVVVKKKVFLKAAENCGIQIESKLLQGHVALAVMGEDYVDATKTLYTFSQDNEGLVQILAGHFEGKVVSAGEVEQISKLPTKDEMRAQLLSVLQAPMADTLSVIQSLLTSVMHCLENKSQKES; via the coding sequence ATGAGACAGGAAAAACAACTTTTACTCGATTCCATTACCGGTGCTATTGAAAACGCATCAGCATTTATTTTGGCTAGTTATCAAGGTTTTGATGCTAACAAAACAGCAAATTTTAGAGGTGATCTTGTTAAGAACGGCGCTGAATGGGTCGTGGTTAAGAAGAAAGTGTTTTTAAAAGCTGCTGAAAATTGCGGGATTCAAATCGAGTCTAAATTATTACAGGGCCATGTAGCTCTAGCCGTTATGGGTGAAGACTATGTGGATGCAACGAAAACATTATATACTTTTTCTCAAGATAATGAAGGTCTTGTTCAAATCCTAGCAGGCCATTTTGAAGGAAAAGTAGTGTCAGCTGGCGAAGTAGAGCAAATTTCTAAATTGCCAACAAAAGACGAAATGAGAGCTCAACTCCTTTCTGTCCTACAGGCGCCAATGGCAGATACGCTTTCAGTGATTCAGTCGCTATTAACATCTGTTATGCACTGCTTAGAAAATAAATCACAGAAAGAAAGTTAA
- the rplA gene encoding 50S ribosomal protein L1: MTKRSKRYKNVLEAVNFDKTYTLSEAAEVLKTVPSVKFDQSVDVSIYLSVDPKKADQQVRGTVTLPNGTGKKIVLVVITQGDLIQEALNAGADYASGEDLIEKIRNGWTDFDVLLTSPDMMREVGKLGKVLGPRGLMPSPKAGTVTREIAKATQEIKAGKVEYKVDKASVINNQIGKLSFQKDDLVANAEALISAVIKSKPSSAKGQYIKSLFLTSTMGPGLRIDPQTVMNIG; encoded by the coding sequence ATGACAAAGAGAAGTAAAAGATATAAAAATGTGTTAGAGGCTGTTAACTTTGATAAGACCTACACTCTTTCAGAAGCGGCGGAAGTGCTTAAAACTGTTCCGAGTGTAAAGTTTGATCAGTCTGTTGATGTTTCTATTTATCTATCTGTTGATCCGAAAAAAGCCGATCAACAAGTGCGTGGAACCGTAACATTGCCAAATGGAACGGGAAAAAAGATCGTTTTAGTTGTGATTACACAAGGTGATCTAATTCAAGAAGCTCTCAACGCCGGTGCTGATTATGCAAGCGGAGAGGATCTTATAGAAAAGATTAGAAACGGTTGGACTGATTTTGATGTCCTTCTCACTTCTCCGGATATGATGAGAGAAGTAGGGAAGCTCGGAAAAGTGTTGGGGCCAAGAGGTTTAATGCCATCTCCAAAAGCAGGAACGGTGACAAGAGAAATTGCAAAAGCAACACAGGAAATCAAAGCGGGTAAAGTCGAGTACAAAGTCGATAAAGCCTCTGTGATTAATAACCAGATTGGGAAACTTTCTTTTCAAAAGGATGATCTCGTTGCGAATGCAGAAGCTCTGATTTCTGCAGTGATTAAGTCTAAACCTTCTTCAGCTAAGGGGCAGTATATTAAAAGTCTATTCCTGACTTCAACAATGGGTCCTGGGCTAAGAATTGATCCACAAACAGTTATGAATATAGGATAA
- the rplK gene encoding 50S ribosomal protein L11, whose translation MAKKKLVKTIKLQIPAGKANPAPPIGPALGSAGVPIMVFCKEFNAKTQDKAGDILPVIISVYADKSFEFVTMQPPVSRLIIKESGVAKGSGVPNRDKVGKLTQGQVKKIAEQKYPDLRVRSLDAAMRLVEGTARSMGVEIEG comes from the coding sequence ATGGCTAAGAAGAAGCTTGTTAAAACCATTAAACTTCAGATTCCTGCTGGAAAAGCAAATCCGGCACCTCCTATAGGCCCGGCCTTAGGTTCTGCAGGAGTTCCAATTATGGTTTTTTGTAAAGAATTTAATGCTAAGACGCAAGATAAAGCCGGCGATATTTTACCGGTTATCATCTCTGTGTATGCAGATAAGAGTTTTGAATTTGTGACAATGCAGCCTCCAGTGTCACGATTAATTATTAAAGAATCCGGAGTTGCAAAAGGTTCCGGAGTTCCTAACAGAGATAAAGTTGGGAAATTGACTCAAGGTCAAGTGAAGAAAATTGCAGAGCAAAAATACCCTGACTTAAGAGTAAGATCACTTGATGCGGCAATGCGTCTCGTTGAAGGGACTGCTCGTTCAATGGGTGTGGAGATTGAAGGTTAA
- the nusG gene encoding transcription termination/antitermination protein NusG: MAGNWYVVQVLSGQEKKAMKAVLENRAAAGMLELVEDVVVPTENVAEVKKGEQKISEKRLWPGYMLVKMILTDDSWMYVKDSNGVIDFLGGGKPQPLSEKEVEQLLSDLEGKKGTVVQKHDFEPGDKIKIVDGVFVNFVGVVTEVFHDKGRLSANVMIFGRETRVDDLEFWQVEKLSAEADLN; this comes from the coding sequence ATGGCTGGCAATTGGTATGTTGTACAAGTCTTATCAGGGCAGGAAAAGAAAGCGATGAAAGCTGTTCTTGAAAACCGTGCCGCAGCGGGGATGTTGGAGCTTGTTGAAGATGTCGTTGTTCCAACAGAAAATGTTGCAGAAGTTAAGAAGGGTGAACAAAAAATCTCTGAAAAGAGATTGTGGCCCGGTTATATGCTGGTCAAAATGATATTGACAGATGACTCTTGGATGTACGTTAAGGACTCAAATGGAGTGATTGATTTTCTTGGTGGCGGAAAGCCTCAACCTCTAAGTGAAAAAGAAGTTGAGCAGCTTTTAAGTGACTTAGAAGGGAAGAAAGGGACTGTTGTTCAGAAACATGACTTTGAGCCCGGTGATAAGATTAAGATCGTGGATGGGGTTTTTGTTAACTTCGTAGGTGTTGTCACAGAGGTCTTTCACGATAAAGGTCGTTTAAGTGCAAATGTAATGATTTTTGGACGAGAAACGCGAGTCGACGACCTAGAGTTCTGGCAAGTTGAAAAGCTTTCAGCGGAAGCTGATTTAAATTAA
- the rplL gene encoding 50S ribosomal protein L7/L12 gives MSEQVIEELVEKLSALTVLDMSKLKTALEDKWGVKAAAAAVAVAAPAGAAAAPAEEATDFQVIIESVPADKKIAVIKVIRELTSLGLKEAKDLAEAAPKAIKESAPKAEAEDISKKLTEAGAVVKLKAV, from the coding sequence GTGAGCGAACAAGTAATTGAAGAGTTAGTTGAAAAACTAAGCGCACTTACAGTGCTCGATATGTCAAAACTTAAAACAGCTTTAGAAGATAAATGGGGCGTTAAAGCCGCAGCTGCAGCAGTTGCAGTCGCTGCTCCTGCCGGTGCTGCCGCAGCTCCTGCTGAGGAAGCAACAGATTTTCAAGTTATTATTGAATCTGTTCCTGCCGACAAGAAAATTGCAGTGATTAAAGTGATCCGCGAATTGACAAGTCTTGGGCTTAAAGAAGCTAAAGACTTAGCTGAAGCGGCACCAAAAGCAATTAAAGAAAGTGCACCTAAAGCAGAAGCTGAAGATATCTCTAAGAAATTAACTGAAGCCGGTGCTGTAGTTAAACTTAAAGCTGTCTAA